A genomic region of Palaemon carinicauda isolate YSFRI2023 chromosome 11, ASM3689809v2, whole genome shotgun sequence contains the following coding sequences:
- the LOC137649764 gene encoding uncharacterized protein codes for MISRIIILFELTSGVLGLFNFRVIQNRVLPTSSISLRFPNVDTICKCRNLCFAHIQCEAVSVYDNGDGTYDCHLAAKFPTMYYDLKPMSTVITLVNKVMPRCIDPFKMTQFGCIYMISFNANYSASRNSCGSLDADLLTLDSDEQTPAFWSEIRTLYSEIGYWWRVWVGVVNGTWLNGVPVAGLSSSSSSCGLITAGAVQDNHCSSAYYSLCRRVLFE; via the exons ATGATTTCCAGGATAATAATCCTTTTCGAACTGACATCTGGAGTCCTCGGATTATTCAACTTTCGGGTGATCCAAAATCGTGTTCTACCTACTAGTAGCATCTCGCTTCGCTTCCCCAATGTCGACACCATTT GTAAATGTAGAAATCtgtgttttgcccacattcagtGTGAAGCAGTTTCGGTCTACGACAATGGAGACG GTACTTACGACTGTCATCTAGCGGCGAAGTTCCCAACTATGTATTATGACTTGAAGCCGATGTCGACTGTTATTACACTTGTGAATAAAG TGATGCCAAGGTGTATCGACCCCTTCAAGATGACGCAATTTGGATGCATATACATGATCAGTTTTAATGCCAACTATAGCGCATCCAGAAACTCCTGTGGCTCCTTGGATGCTGACCTTCTAACACTTGACAGTGATGAGCAGACGCCAGCATTTTGGTCTGAGATCAGAACTCTTTACAGTGAAATTG GCTACTGGTGGAGGGTGTGGGTTGGAGTTGTAAATGGCACTTGGCTGAACGGAGTTCCAGTAGCAGGTTTGTCGTCCTCGTCCAGTTCATGTGGGCTTATTACAGCTGGTGCCGTGCAAGACAATCACTGTTCTTCGGCCTATTATTCCCTTTGTAGAAGGGTCCTCTTTGAGTAG